One window of the Acinonyx jubatus isolate Ajub_Pintada_27869175 chromosome A2, VMU_Ajub_asm_v1.0, whole genome shotgun sequence genome contains the following:
- the ADAT3 gene encoding probable inactive tRNA-specific adenosine deaminase-like protein 3 gives MDPAPGLAEQRGDEEAASPQPAPAPWQALPVLSEQQSQDVELVLAYAAPVLDKRQTSRLLKEVSAVHPLPAQPHLKRVRPSRDASRPHALEILLCLAGPAPGARSLAELLPRPAVDPRGLGQPFLVPVPARPPLTRGQFEEARAHWPTSFHEDRHVARALAGRLFSVQEQAAMQGHMERAVWAAQQAAARGLRAVGAVVVDPSSGRVLATGHDCSSVASPLLHATMVCIDLVARGQGRGAYDLRPYPACSFAPAVVVPQGVRAGSVRKLEEDGDARGDSLPYVCTGYDLYITREPCAMCAMALVHSRVQRVFYGAPSPDGALGTRFRIHARPDLNHRFQVFRGVLEAQCRRLHPFV, from the coding sequence ATGGACCCCGCCCCGGGCCTCGCGGAGCAGCGTGGGGACGAGGAGGCCGCGAGCCCCCAGCCAGCGCCTGCGCCGTGGCAAGCCCTCCCGGTCCTGTCCGAGCAGCAGTCCCAGGACGTGGAGCTGGTGCTGGCCTACGCCGCGCCCGTCCTCGACAAGCGTCAGACCTCGCGCCTCCTCAAGGAGGTGTCGGCCGTGCACCCGCTGCCCGCCCAGCCTCACCTCAAGAGGGTGCGGCCCAGCCGCGATGCCAGCCGCCCGCACGCACTGGAGATACTGCTGTGCCTGGCGGGGCCGGCCCCGGGTGCACGATCGCTGGCCGAGCTCCTCCCGCGGCCGGCCGTGGACCCTCGCGGCCTGGGGCAGCCCTTCCTGGTGCCCGTGCCCGCCCGGCCGCCCCTGACCAGAGGCCAGTTCGAGGAGGCGCGCGCCCACTGGCCCACGTCCTTCCACGAGGACAGGCACGTGGCCCGTGCCCTGGCCGGACGGCTCTTCTCGGTGCAGGAGCAGGCGGCGATGCAGGGCCACATGGAGCGGGCCGTGTGGGCGGCGCAGCAGGCGGCCGCCAGGGGCCTGAGGGCCgtgggggcggtggtggtggacCCATCCTCGGGCCGCGTGCTGGCCACGGGCCATGACTGCAGCAGCGTGGCCAGCCCCCTGCTGCATGCCACCATGGTGTGCATCGACCTGGTGGCCCGGGGCCAGGGGCGCGGCGCCTACGACCTCCGCCCCTACCCTGCCTGCTCCTTCGCCCCGGCCGTCGTTGTCCCCCAGGGCGTCCGCGCGGGCTCTGTGCGCAAGCTGGAGGAGGACGGGGACGCGCGCGGGGACAGCCTGCCCTACGTGTGCACCGGCTATGATCTCTACATCACCCGTGAGCCCTGTGCCATGTGCGCCATGGCCCTGGTACACTCCCGCGTGCAGCGCGTCTTCTACGGGGCGCCGTCGCCCGACGGTGCGCTGGGCACCCGCTTCCGCATCCACGCCCGGCCGGACCTCAACCACCGCTTCCAGGTGTTCCGTGGTGTTCTGGAAGCCCAGTGCCGCCGGCTCCACCCCTTCGTGTAG